Proteins encoded by one window of Lathyrus oleraceus cultivar Zhongwan6 chromosome 1, CAAS_Psat_ZW6_1.0, whole genome shotgun sequence:
- the LOC127131042 gene encoding uncharacterized protein LOC127131042, whose translation MAYWSAENATKAFLSTLRMGQKAKEPSVAEYISALAAGNNAQLMVVACAAAADSTTLALIAAANQTNGNVICIVPNNEDLIASKNFLGVIANQVKFMIGKEAQESMVLNKADFVVIDCNLVNHEEIVKLIQIGDGNKKKGAVVVGYNAFRCKGSWRSCGSKTQLLPIGEGLLVTRVGCGMTKSGRSRWIVKVDKCTGEEHVYRVRRPQGKVI comes from the exons ATGGCTTATTGGTCTGCAGAAAATGCCACAAAAGCCTTTCTCAGCACTTTGAGAATG GGTCAAAAGGCTAAAGAACCATCTGTTGCTGAATATATATCAGCATTAGCAGCTGGAAACAATGCACAGTTAATGGTTGTTGCTTGTGCGGCTGCAGCTGATTCAACTACACTTGCACTAATTGCTGCTGCTAATCAAACTAATGGAAATGTAATATGCATTGTACCTAACAATGAAGATTTAATTGCATCCAAAAATTTCCTAGGAGTAATTGCTAATCAAGTGAAGTTCATGATTGGAAAAGAAGCACAAGAATCAATGGTATTAAACAAAGCTGATTTTGTGGTAATTGATTGTAATCTTGTGAACCATGAAGAGATTGTGAAATTAATACAAATTGGTGATGGTAATAAGAAAAAGGGTGCAGTTGTTGTTGGTTATAATGCATTTAGATGTAAAGGGTCATGGAGATCATGTGGGTCCAAAACTCAATTGCTCCCTATTGGAGAAGGGTTGTTGGTGACAAGAGTTGGATGTGGAATGACTAAGAGTGGTCGAAGTCGGTGGATTGTGAAGGTTGATAAATGTACAGGTGAAGAACATGTTTATAGAGTAAGACGTCCACAAGGAAAAGTTATTTAA